A segment of the Halosolutus amylolyticus genome:
CTATCGTGCGTTGCAATCGCCGATCGCCGTCTACGTCGCCGAACCCAGGCCGCCGTCGCCCCCGTCGTGGGCCACGATCGCCATCCAGGGCCACGCGCTCGGCTTTTTCGTCGGACTCGTGCTCGGGGTGCTCGTGCTCAGGCGACGCGACCGCCGTCCCGACGTGGCACGGATCTGGCTGGCCGTCCTGCTGTACGGCTTCTCGAGTTCCCTGTGGGCGATCTACTGGTTCGGCGGTGAGAACACCTACATCCTCCTCCGTGGCCCCGGCGTCGTCGTGGTCACGATCCTCACGCTGGTCGTCACGCTCGCGGTCGCCGGTCCCGAGACGTCGCTCGTCCCGCGACTGCTCGATCGGGTCGTCGCTCGCGTGCGGGGATCGACGGGACGGGCACCCGCCGATCGAGCCCTCGAACTCGGCTGCCGGGCCACCGACGGGACCAGGGGGATCGTCGACAGGCCCGATCGGATTCGGACGTTGGCCAGCGCTGGCGGGCACGGGACCGACGAATCACGACTGGCGGACGTGACGAGTCGGGACACCGCGTTCATGGCCGTGCTCGTCGTCTTCGCCGTCCTCGCAGGGATCGCGGTCCCGGCCAACCTCCTCGTGCTCGAAGAGACGAGCGCCGCGTCGAACCCGGGGGTCGAGATCGAAGACTACACCGTCACATACGCGGAGGGCGTCGAGAACGAACTCGTCACCGCGATCGAAATCGGACCGTTCCAGGACGACGTCCAGCTGGACTCGAGCGGCGTGATCGTCGTGAGCGAGGAGCGCCAGCTCTGGCTGGAGGCGGTCTCCGCCCAGCGACTCGCGTTCACCGGCGAGGAGACGATCCACGTCGGCGGCCCGGGCTGGCGCGAGACCGTCCACGTCGACCGAACGGGGTGGGAGACGATCGGGAACGACACCGTCTACCAGGTCTGGCTCTGGGAAGACGGCGGCGACCACCGTCTCGCCTACGAATCGAACGCGTCACGCGCCGACGTCCGGATCGCCGATCGAAACGTGACGATCGCCTCCGAGGACGGGGAGTTCCGGCTCGACGTCGACTCGAACGGCACCACCAGCACGGCACAGGTACCTGCCGACAACGAGACGACCACTGCTGGTGGGCTCACGTTCGAACGCGACGGCAAGACGATCTACGCGAGCGCGGACGGGACGGAGGTCGCGATCGCCCGCGAAGAGCGCTACAATTAGCGCCACTCGATCCGGAAGACCTCCGCGTCGAGGGTCTGCTCGGATCGCGTGTGAAAGTCGAACCGGTTCCCGATCGGGAGCGGGGCCCGGAAGGCGTGGGTCACGGTCGCGCTGTGGTCCGCGGCGAACGACTCGACGAACGACTGACTGTCCTCGTTGTGGATCGTGTAGGAGACGGCGGCGATCTCGGCCGTCGCCTCGAGAAAGGCCCGGTCCGCGTGCCGGTTCCCGTGCTGGGCACCGAACGGCGGGTTCGAAATCACAGTGCCGTCGGTGAGGGCGAAGGGGTGGCGAATCGCGTCGCCGCGAACCCACTCGATCGGGCCGGTGCCGACGGCGGCCGCGTTCCGCCCGGCGAGTGCGAGCGCGTCCGGATCAACGTCGACGCCGACGACGCGCTCTGCGCCCGCGAGCGACGCGCCGATCGCCAGCATCCCCGTTCCGGTACCGAGATCGAGGACGGGCCGATCGAGGTCGTCGTGGAGTCCGGCGAGATGACAGACGTGGGCGGCGAGATCGGCGGGCGTCAGATACTGCTCGAGTGACGCGGACGGCTCGGAGAAGTCCGCGACGGCCTCGAGCCGTCGGGCGAGCGTCCGCCGGGAGGGGCCCGACATGACCGCGTCAGAACTCGAGCACCGAGTCGTCTGCAACGTCGAGCGTGAGTCCGTCGCGTTCGGCGCGCTCGGCGGTCGCGGACAGCGCCGGGCGGACCTTTTCCGGATTCGCGACGTCGTCGATCACGACGGTGACGGTCCCGACGCCGAGGAACGCCCCGGCGCGCACGTAGCGGCGGAGCCGATCGATCTCCTCCTGGGCCGCGAGCGAGCAGTCCTCGTCGAATCGGGCCTCGACGGTCAGGCCGGCGGGCGTCAACCCGTCGTCGATCAGGTCGCGCTTGAACTCGCGGAGGTACGCGGGAGCCGTCGACTCGAGGGCCGCGGCCTCGAGCGTGACGGGGGTGACGTCTGCTGGTCGACAGCCATCGATCGCCGGTTCGCCGTCGGGCGTGGAAGTCGTACTCATTGCCACTGCATACATGAGCCGCATACAAAAAGGTTGTTGAATACACGATAGTAATACCAGGTCGCGGCGTCTCGTCGGTCCCGATCAGCTGACCCAGGAGAATCCAGCACTGGCCGCCGTCTGACGCCGCAGTTCGTGACAGTTTCGATATGATATCGACTAGAGTTAAGACCGTACCGTGTCAGATACACCTATGGAGCAGTGTCCACGGTGTCAGGGGTCCCTCGAGGAACTCTCGCTGGGAGACGTCTCGACCGTGACGTGTCCACACTGTAGCTACGCGGACATCCCGGTCGAACACGAGCGGCCACCGGAGGAGCGGGAGTCCTGGCGAGACGCGTTCAACCGGTTCTACGAGGAGTGACGGGGCGTGACCCGATTCTCCGAGCGGTCACCGACGGCGAGACGTGATCCGCAACGAGTGACCCGATTCGACGGGTTGTCCGATCGCCGGACGACCCACCGATCGGGTGCCGAGGGGGTCAGCAGTCGCTAGACGTCGTCGCGAAAAGGGGATGCGAGGGGGATTATTCGTTCGCCGCTGCCGGTTCGGCTTCTTCCTGGTGGTCGACGTCCTCGTCGGAGCGGGCGGCGACGAGGCCACCGCGAGCCACGCTGTAGAGCGGTTCGTCCGCGTGCGTGACACCGCTGATCGAGAACGGAATGTTCGCGTCCTCTAAGTGGTCACGGAACAGTGCCTCGAAGCCGTCCGGGCTGGAGGTCCCGCCGGTGACGACGACGGGAACGTCGAGACCTTCCTCGACGTCTTCCTCGTCGACTTCCTTGACGATGTTCTCGATGACGTAGTCGAGCAGGTTCTCGTAGTAGATCGAGAGGGCACCCTCGACGCCGCCGACGTCCGTCGTGAAGTCGAGTTCGAAGTCGTCCTCCTTGATCGAGGTAACCTTGTCGACCGGCGTCCCGGTCGCACGGGCGGCCTGTTCGTCGACCCAGTCGCCACCGCGGGCGACGGAGAACTTCATGACGGGCACCGCGTAGTACGCCAGACAGACGTTCGTCATCCCGGCACCGAACGAGATGCCGAGGCCGGTGAAGTTGTTGTCCGCGAGTTCGCTGTAGATGACGGACATCCCTTCGTTGATCGGTTCGGAATCGTACCCCATGTCGTCGAGGAACGACTCGATCGTCTTCTGGTGGTACAGCGTCGAGAGATCCGAGTCGATCGGATCCGCCGGGGACGAAAAGTACAGTTTCTCGTCCGGATAGGCGGGTTCACCGACGACCTGTTCGATGATGAGTTTCATCATCGGGATCGCGCTCTTCTCGTCGTTTGAGAGGATCCCGTGCTTCATCGGCCGACGGGTCTCCTTGTTGAAGATGTTCGCGAAGTTCAGGGCGTCGTCACCGACGACGTACACCTTGTCGTCCTTCCGGATGTGGAGGACTTCGCTTCGCGAGAGCATCTGCTCGGCCATGTCCGAGTACTCGATCTCTACGAAGGAGTTACGCTGCTGCACGAACACCGTGTCGTTCCCATCCTGCTGTGCCGACAGGATGTTCATCGTTCCAACGTCTAGGCCTTTGGCCATGATTGGGCAAGGCCACTGACGGATTATAAATCTATGTGCCTTAATTTCACTTTCTGATATTTATCGCGAAAGGAGTAGAATACGCGCCGCGGCCGGTTAATCCCGGCTAACCAGTTCACGTAATCGGGTTCGGACCGACGCGAGGAACGCGACCGACTTGGTATCGGCGTCCGCAGACGACTCCTCCTGACGTTTCTGTTCGCGGAGTTCTTTCAGCTTCTGGGTCTGGTCGTCGACCGTCGAACTCGAGGTCGTCGTCGTGGTCTCCCCGCCCTTCAGTCCCTTCAGTCCCGCGACCTGCTGGTCGACCCCCGTCGATCGAGTCGTCTTCGTTCCCGCGGCAGTGTCGACGTTGACCTCGTCGAACTCGTCCTCGGAGAAGGAGAGTCGCTTGTGTTCCGTCTTCTCGACGCCGCCCCAGGAGAGTTCGACCCCCTCCATCGCGTCGTCGATGTCCTCCCGTACCTCGGCGTCGGTGAGTTCCGGGTCGTCGTCTTCCTCGTCGACCGTCTCGACCTGTTTCGCGGTGCGGGCCATGTCGAGATAGTGGGCGATCAGCGCCGCGCCGGTCGAGGCGGTGATCCCGGCCAGGCCCACGGCGTACACGGCGACGACTACGGCAGTGTAGTCGGCACCGTACCCGTTCCAGTCGTCGGGATACGCGTACACGAACCCGCCGATCGCCACGATCGCGATCACGACGCCGGCGATCGACGTGTACAGGACCCGCCGTTCGGACGGGAGCAACACCACGATCCCGAGCATCAGGACCGGCAAGGCCATCATCGCGAGCGCGTACGCGGGTTCTGCCCACGCCAGGTGAGATGCAGTACGGGCCTCGAACGTGCTACTCCACAGGTAGAGCAGCAGTGCGACGATCGCGAATCCGATGCCACCGAGGAACAGTCCGAACCCGAGGTACACGTCGGTCCGGTCCTCCGGTTCGCCGATGTATCGGCGATAGAGGTCGAAGAGATAGCCCTCCGAGGGCGATTCCGCTGCCATAGGCACCCGGTTTACACTCCAGTACTATGACTGTTGGGTCGAGTGACTGGTCTCGTTCGACGACACTCCATCGAGGTTTCATAATTATTATAAACTGTCGTAAGATATGGGATACCTTGATACGGAGGCGATTGTTACGTGTGGCCATACCAAAATATGCCGGACGACAGGTACACGGTTCTCGTCGTCGACGACGGACCGGGTAACGTCGAGCTATTCGAGAGGTGGCTCTCGGACGAGTACCGGGTCGGGAGGGCGACGGGGGGTGACGATTCCCTCGAGGAACTCGACGACGTCGACGTCGCACTGCTCGACCGCGACCTGCCGACCGTATCCGGCACTCCCCTCGCCCTGGAGATCGATCGGCGGGCGGCCGACTGCCTGACCGCCATCGTCAGCGGCATCGAACCCGGCGCGGACGTCCTGTACGTCTCCTGTGGCGAGTGCCTCGTCACGCCCGTCGAGAAGGAGGAACTCCTCGAAACCGTCGAACGGCTCCGCCATCGCGCCCGATACGACGAGCGGCTGGCCGAGTGTGCGAACCTCGCGGCCAGACGCGGCGCGCTCGAGGCGACTCACTCCCGATCGGAACTCGAAGACGACGAGGAGTTCCTCGAACTCCGTCGTCGGATCACCGACCTGCTCGGGGAACTGGACGACATGACGGCCGAGTTCGACGCCGAGGACTTCCAGGCCGCCTTCGAGACGCCCGACTTCACCGGCCGGCCACGCGTCCGGACGGTCGGCTGGCCCTCCTGAGAACCCAGCGTGCCTGCCTGTCCCGCTCCTCGCACAGTCGATTTCGGAAGCGTCGCCGTTTTACGTCCGTGGCTGTAATACCGGCCAATGAGCCAGGAGTCGGAGTACAGCGAGGGAGACCTCAGGAAGACCGGGATGCGTCTCAAGCACGATCGCGAGTGGGACTACGAACTCGAGACGATCGTGGAGGCGATCGAAGAGCGAGACGCGACGAAGGTCGGGTTGCAGTTTCCCGAGGGGCTGAAACGGCGCGGGCCGGCCGTCGCTGACGACCTCCGGGAACTCGCCGACGACGACGTGACGTTCATGCTCTCGGGTCAGCCGTGCTACGGTGCCTGTGACCTCGATACGTACCTGATGAAACGCACCGACGTGTTCGTCCACTTCGGCCACTCGCCGATGAAGGACACGGACAAGGTGATCTACGTGCCGCTGTTCTCGAACGTCGAGGTCGCGCCGATCATGGAGGAGGCCCTCGACACGCTCGAACCGCCCGAGGAGACCGAGGGCGTCGGCCTCGTCACCACGGCCCAGCACATGAACCGGTACGAGGAGATGACGGCGTTCCTGGAGGAGCGGGGCTACGAAGTCCACAGCCGACGGGGTGACGATCGACTCACCCACGAGGGGCAGGTGCTCGGCTGCAACTACGCCAGCGCGGACGTCCCCGCGGACCAGGTGCTCTACGTCGGCGGCGGCAAGTTCCATCCGCTCGGACTGGCGATGGAACACCCCGACAAACACGTCGTCATCGCCGATCCAGTCAACAACGTCGTCACCGTCGCCGATACGGACAAGTTCATGAAACAGCGGTACGGTGCCGTCCACCGCGCGATGGACGCCGAGAAGTGGGGCGTCATCTTCTGTACCAAGATCGGCCAGGGTCGCTGGGAGACCGCCCAGAATATTCTCGACGACAACGACGACGCCTACCTCATCACGATGGACGAGGTCACCCCCGATCGGCTGCGGAACTTCGACATGGACGCCTTCGTCAACACCGGCTGTCCGCGGATCACGACCGACGACGGGCCGCAGTTCCACAAGCCCATGCTCACTCCCGGCGAGTATCGGATCGCCGTCGGCGACAAGCCGCTCGACGAACTCTCCTTCGACACCTTCCACGGGACCTGGTAAGCCACCAGGCCCCCGTCCCGGCCCCCGCGAGGAGACAGGTGTTCGCTCCCCCAGTCGGATATACTGTCCCGACTCGTCGCAGTCGCTCGTACGCCCCGGGCGATCGCGGCCCGTCGAAGACCGACCACCCGTTGTTGATTTGTAACTCGATTTTCGAAATCAGTGACTACACCCGGGCCGTATAGCCCTAATATTACGTGAATGTAACGCTTTCGTGGGTAATCGTCGGCTGTATCCAACACAGTTTGGAGGGATTCTTTTGCTCGTAGCACGCCGACCAGTAGTCGATGACTACCACGAGTTCACTCGACCGATCGACCGCGGCGCTGGACAGTCTGTGTCAGTCCCTCGCGAGCGATCGTCGCCGTGCGATCCTCCGTCTCGTCCCCGACCCTTCGTCGGACGGAATCGAGAAAGCCGACCTTGCGACCCGACTCGTCGCAGTAACGAACGATAAACCCCCCGGCGCAGTGACCGACGACGAACGCCGGCGGTCCGAGATCGAACTCGCCCACCACGATCTCCCCGCCCTGCAAGACGGTGGCCTGATCGCGACGCGCGAGGATGGGGCCGTGGTCGCGACCGACCATCCAGCGGTCGACGAAAACGGGATCGACGACGCGTTAGCGGAACGCTCGGATGCCGACTGCGACGCGGTGTTCGAGGCGCTCGCGGACGCACGTCGGCGGACGGTCCTTTCGGTCCTCGAGAACGAACGCGGATCCCTCTCCGCGCGATCGCTCGCGCGTTCGGTCGCGGCCCGAGAAATCGGAGCGAGCGAGCGATCGGTCCCGTCCGATCGCGTGGATCGCGTGCTCGCGTCGCTCGTCCACGTTCACCTGCCGACGCTCGCAGACGCCGGCCTCGTTGCGTACGACGACTCGGCGGGTCGCGTCGGCTACGAGGGTCACCCCCTGCTCCGGACCGGGTTGATAGATCTCGGTCGCGATACGGAGACGACCGACGAGGAAGCTATCGACGCCGTCACGGAGTTCGCGGTGCTCGCACCGACCGGTGACTGATACGGATTGCTGTCCCGATGTGCCGGCACGACCGCGACCCGTCGGCGGTTGTGCCGGGACCAACGGACAGTGGTCCGTATGGCCGGACTCGACACCGGCACGCGCCGCCTTCAGGATGCGACGCGATCGGAGACGACAACACTTACCCGGTCGGTCCGCACACGCACCAGTATGACACAGATCCGGAGCGACTGGGGCGACTGGCTGGTTCGCGACGTCGAGGAGGCCGACCCGGACGGGGTAGCGATCTGGTATCTCGGCTGTAACGGCTTCGTCCTGAAAGGGAGTGCTGGAACGACGCTCTTCATCGACCCCTACGTCGGTCTGGGCGATCCGCCGCGCACGGTACGGATGATCCCCGTTCCGTTCGACCCGGCGGACGTCACCGCGGCCGACGCCGTGCTCGCGACACACGAACACACGGACCACGTCCACGGCCCGAGCCAGGCACCGATTCTCGCGACCACCGGGGCGACGTTCTACGCCCCCGACGACAGTCTCGCAGTCGCGCGCGAAGAGGAAGCGTGGACCGACGAGTGGAACGTCAGTGCGGACCAGTTCACCGAGATAGCGGAAGGCGATACCGTCGACATCGGCGAATTCACGCTCCACGTCGAGGAGGCGCACGATCCGGATGCGACGCATCCGGTCAGTTACGTTCTCGAACACGATGCGGGAACGTTCTTCCACGGCGGCGACACGAAGCCGTCCGACGAGTTCGAACGTATCGGCGAGGCCTACGACATCGACCTCGGCGTCCTCGCGTTCGGTACCGTCGGACGGATTCCGGACAAGGAGACGCGCGAACCCAAACGAACCCGCTGGTACAACGACGAGAACCAGATCGTCGAGGCGGCGGCCGACCTCCAGCTCGATCGACTCCTGCCAAGTCACTGGGACATGTGGCGTGGCCTGACATCGGATCCCAAGGTCCTCCACCACCACGCGAAGAGTTTTGCGCATCCACGACGGCTCGAACTGGTCGAAATCGGCGATCGCGTCGATCTGTAGGACGGCGACGGTTCAACTGTCCTGAAATTGATATGCGCCGTACAATTTATAGTAATGGTATGGTAACGTTGGGGTCATGAGTAACACCGCCGACACGGACGACGTGATCGAGGTCAGTGGCGATGGGTTGACAGTCCGAAAGACGTTCGCGGCGGACGAGTTCCCCGTACCTGCGATCCGGTTCGAGATCCACTCCGACCACGACGAAGAGGTCGCCTTTCGACTCTCCGAGGATATCCCCGACTCGTTCCCGATGGACAAGGTCGGGTTCCATCCCGACTATCACAGCGACGACTGGACCGCCTTCCAGGACAACCACGTCGAGTTCACCGGGACGGTCGACCCGGACGAAGAACTCGTGACGGTCTACGGTATCCGTATCGACGACGAGAGCGAGGCGTCGACGTTCCTCACGGAACCGACGATCGTCGAGGTGAATTCGGACGACGACGGCGGTTCGGACGCCGACGAGATCGACGACGACGTCATCGGCAGTATCGTCGACGAGGACCGCAACCAGCCCGTCAAAGACATGATCTCGGGCGAATCCGACTCGGTACCGGGTCTCGAGGACGAGGCCGACGAGGACGACGCGGAAACCACCGACGAGACCGGTCCGGAAGCCGGCGACGAGACCGATTCGGACGGTGCCGCGCTCGGAGACGAGGCGGGCGGACTCGACCTCGACCTCGGCGACGTCGACCCCGAACCCGAACCGATCGACGACGACGCGGACGAAGACGACGCGCCGGACATCGATCTCGGGTTCGACGACGACGAGATTCCGGAACCGACGGACGACCCCGCGACGTCGGCCGACGAGTCCGGGGCCGACGACGATCGCGTCGAGATCGACCTCGGAACCGACGACGAGTCGAGCGCCGACGTGCCGGATTCGGACGACGAACCCGAGATCGACCTCGACCTCGAATCGGCCGCCGCGGCTGCCGACGACGTCAACGCGGCCGACGAGACGTCAGACGTCGATACGGATGCGGCCGACGCGGAATCCGCCGGTCCGGCGGACGCCGACGAACCGACGATCGACGAAGGCGACACGACCGACGACGGTACCGACGCCCCTGCGACGGACCCCGATGCAGCCGAAACACCCGCGATCGACACCGCGTCGTCCACGGAAACCGCCGGCACAGAACTCGATACCGAACCGGCACCGGAGCCGGGACCGGCGGGTTCGATCGCGACCCGACTCGCGAGCGAACTCGAAGACGACGCTGTCGACGAGGAGGATCTCGACGTTCTCCGGGACGCACTCGACGTCGAACCGTCCGGTTCCGAGATCGCGAAGATCGACCACCTCCAGTCGCGCATCGAAGAGGTCGCGGCCTACACCGATGCTCTCGAGGCGTTCCTCGACGAGAACGGCTCCGGGCAGGAACTGATCGAGGAGTTCAAGGAGGAACTCGAAACGTTCGAGTCCGACCTCTCCGCGATGGACGAGCGTCTCACCGGCACCGAAGACCACGTCCTCGACGTCGAAACGGAGCTCGACGACGTGACCGACGACGTGGACGACCTCGAAGACGAGGTGGAGACGATCGACGACGACGTTGACGAACTCGAGGAGGACGTCGACGAATTGGAAGAAGACGTCGACGACCTCGAAGACGATCTGGAAGCGGTCCGCGAGGACGTGACGAACATCCAGGACTGGCGGGATCAGCTCGGATCGATGTTCTCGGACTGACGGGTCGCCGAGGTCCCGAAACGCAACGCGTTTATCCGTCGCCTGTCGAGAACGCACCGATGGGCGAGACGATTCCGATCGCGATTCCACGGAAAGGGCGACCCCTCGAGTCGGTGTTCGATCGGCTCGCGCGTCGCCTCGACGTTTCTGAGCTCGCGGACGACGTCATCTCGACGCTCCGCCACGAGAAAGCGCTCACGAAGGGAACGATCAGTCCCGACGACGAGGACGTCTACCATCGTCTCGCCACCTACAGCACCGTCGACGATCCCACGGCGCCGGAGTACACGCTCTTGCGCGACGATCGGGCCGGCAAACCGCGACGGATCGTCTTCGACAGCGTGACGATCCCGATCGACGGCGTCGACGGCGTCCCCGACGGTACCGAAATCCAGCTGGTCGGCCGCGAGGAACCGTTTCGAGCGCTCCGGACTCACGAGTTCGCGCTCGGGTTCGACAGCGCCGACCTCGTCCTCGAAGAGGTCGTCGAACTCCGTCCGGAGCCGCTCGGTCGGATCGCGGACGTCAACGCGCGGATCAATCCCGCCGACACGGACGTCCGCGTGGTCACGGGACTCGGAGACACCGTCTACCACACGCTGCTCGCGACACCCGAGGTCGCGCCCGCGTCCGGGTCGCTCGATCGGGCGTTTCTCGAGACCTACGAGGGGCCGCTGTGTATCGAACCCCGGTACGAACGTCTCGTGCAGGCCGTCCTCGGCACCCGGTCCCTCGAGAACGTCTCGTTCGAATATCCCCCGAACGGGCAGGAAGAGGAGGCGGCGATCGCCGACACCGGCGTCGGCGTCTACCTGACCATGACCGGATCGACCGCCCGCGAACACGGCCTGGTACTCGGCGAGCAGTTGTTCCCGAGCGAGACCGTTCTGCTCGAGAGTTCCCCCGAAGTCTCCGATTCGATCGCGGCCGTCCGATCGATGCTGGCGAACGGTCCCGAAGAGACCGAACTCGCCGTGGGTCGGTAGGGTTCCGGCTCCCGATCAGCAAGAACGCCAGAGTTGGGGCGTCCGTCGTCCAGTTTTCCGACAGTGTCGGTCGACGACCAGTACGGAGCATCGCCGTGACGAGTTCACTAGCTACCGCTTATTTCATTAGTCTATAATGGTTCTTAACTCGAATGATGTTCGGCTACTCTCTTGATCGGTCAGTACAGAACAGGCATATGTCGGACCAGAATGTGAGCTTTAATATGTTGAACCAGTAAAATATAATCAACAGTATGGGGATAGATTCAGACAGAGAAACAGATGGCGGTGAGATAACAGGGCTCACTCAAGACGAACTCTATACCGTTGTTCAAACTGCTGTCAAGGACGCACTTATTGATGTAATTGGAACCGTATTCCTTCTCGGATTTGCGCTCCTGCTCATTGGTGCAGGCACCCAAGTGATACTTGCGTCCTCTACGACAGGAGTTCTATTCGGCGTCGGTTTTGTTTCAATTGGGCTTGTAGTGGCAGCCGCTGCTTTTAATCTCGTTCCACCATTCCGGGAGTAACTCTTCGATCAATAAGCACGTGTAGTGAGCAGATCACTGCTTTTGCTTTCACCGTGTCTGGGAAGATTACGTGATCAGTACAGGTCAAATACATAACAACCATATCTTATCGGGTTGTGGACCTATACATGGCAGTTACAAAGCAAATGCTCATTGAAAATCTCTTAGAATCTTTGTACTGGTTATCGAATCTTGCATACTTACTATTAACACTCGGTATCGCAGCATGGCTTGCAAACGCGGTCGGTGCTACCCTTGGTGGAGGATACCTTGGGACTGTCATCGGATTTGTAGTGTTCGGAGGGGCGTTCCTTGGGATGATGCTGGTGTATTATCTACTCATTCTGAACGACTGACCGATACATTCGCAGTCGTAGTGATCAACGGTCTCAAGAAAGAAAAGCTCGAAATAAAGACTTCAGGGAGTTACTCCCTAGTGAAGAACTCATCATCAAAGTCTCGATCAGAGTCTTCACCGGAAAAGTCCGTCACATCTTCACCGAACGGATCAACGTACGGATCGCTGTCACTGCGTCTCGCTAACTCCTCTTTCGTCGTCTCACCCTCAATCCACTCCACCAGCTCTTGTTTCCCATCCTCAACTTGTGCCTGCATATCAAGCATCGTCCGATACGCGTGGACCATATCCAATCGCTCCATTTTTGTTACGACATACTGCCCACGCTCTGTAATCCGGTACTGATTCTTCACCGATGTCTCCCGGTCGTCGATTTCCGGAGTAATCAGCCCGAGATCTTTCGCTTCCCCGATCCGCTTCGACAACGTTGACGAACTAATCTGTAATCGCTCGTTCAGATGTTTGAACCGCTTGGATTCACCTTTCAGCACCACGAGGAGACCAATCCCGCCACGCAGCTCAAAGAACTCCCTAAGCGTGTCTGCCATGTCTCACACGCTATACCCTGTTGGCATCCGTAGTCAAACTTTCTTCTACTCTGAACCCCGCTTCGCTCCAAACCACAATTTGATTTGGAACTATTCGGAAATCGAATCATCCTGTATGCACATCGCGTTTGACCACCCTTGGCGTAGGATAAGACAGGTTTCCGGAAACAACACCCCGAACTTTACACTTCGATTCGAAGTAAAACCACCTACCAGTCTATGACGGCCACTCCCAACACGAAACAGACGGTCCTTGACTCCTTGCGTGAGTCTCACCGGGAGTGGCCATACTCGGAAGCCCATGACACGGTCAACGGAGACCCATGGCCGCTCGCGTGGGATGCCGCCGCATTCATCGAAGAATGGTTCGCGCACCCAGAACACAACGACGTAGAAGAAGCGATCTGTTTCGTCGAGCTCGCCCCACCTAAATTCGGGTATGACGTGGCTGACTGGCATTTCAAACAGCCACCAGCATCGCTG
Coding sequences within it:
- a CDS encoding rhomboid family intramembrane serine protease encodes the protein MLSIATAIAVVVVVSLLVSIAIVRRIHRAGPRWGDVVRERLVMGVPWGTFVAIAVVFSVYLFVQDGTTDFQDPVTIPFRSWSYFYPLGMVTAALSHAGPGHLLGNLFGTVVVAPIAEYAWGHYPDERGSQTFASWRTNPWLRALVIFPAIVVAVALLTSVFALGPVIGFSGVVFAFAGFAIVHYPIVTIVATLGVQGVLVTIYRALQSPIAVYVAEPRPPSPPSWATIAIQGHALGFFVGLVLGVLVLRRRDRRPDVARIWLAVLLYGFSSSLWAIYWFGGENTYILLRGPGVVVVTILTLVVTLAVAGPETSLVPRLLDRVVARVRGSTGRAPADRALELGCRATDGTRGIVDRPDRIRTLASAGGHGTDESRLADVTSRDTAFMAVLVVFAVLAGIAVPANLLVLEETSAASNPGVEIEDYTVTYAEGVENELVTAIEIGPFQDDVQLDSSGVIVVSEERQLWLEAVSAQRLAFTGEETIHVGGPGWRETVHVDRTGWETIGNDTVYQVWLWEDGGDHRLAYESNASRADVRIADRNVTIASEDGEFRLDVDSNGTTSTAQVPADNETTTAGGLTFERDGKTIYASADGTEVAIAREERYN
- a CDS encoding METTL5 family protein, with protein sequence MSGPSRRTLARRLEAVADFSEPSASLEQYLTPADLAAHVCHLAGLHDDLDRPVLDLGTGTGMLAIGASLAGAERVVGVDVDPDALALAGRNAAAVGTGPIEWVRGDAIRHPFALTDGTVISNPPFGAQHGNRHADRAFLEATAEIAAVSYTIHNEDSQSFVESFAADHSATVTHAFRAPLPIGNRFDFHTRSEQTLDAEVFRIEWR
- a CDS encoding zf-TFIIB domain-containing protein, which gives rise to MEQCPRCQGSLEELSLGDVSTVTCPHCSYADIPVEHERPPEERESWRDAFNRFYEE
- a CDS encoding DUF7139 domain-containing protein; protein product: MAAESPSEGYLFDLYRRYIGEPEDRTDVYLGFGLFLGGIGFAIVALLLYLWSSTFEARTASHLAWAEPAYALAMMALPVLMLGIVVLLPSERRVLYTSIAGVVIAIVAIGGFVYAYPDDWNGYGADYTAVVVAVYAVGLAGITASTGAALIAHYLDMARTAKQVETVDEEDDDPELTDAEVREDIDDAMEGVELSWGGVEKTEHKRLSFSEDEFDEVNVDTAAGTKTTRSTGVDQQVAGLKGLKGGETTTTTSSSTVDDQTQKLKELREQKRQEESSADADTKSVAFLASVRTRLRELVSRD
- a CDS encoding HalX domain-containing protein — protein: MPDDRYTVLVVDDGPGNVELFERWLSDEYRVGRATGGDDSLEELDDVDVALLDRDLPTVSGTPLALEIDRRAADCLTAIVSGIEPGADVLYVSCGECLVTPVEKEELLETVERLRHRARYDERLAECANLAARRGALEATHSRSELEDDEEFLELRRRITDLLGELDDMTAEFDAEDFQAAFETPDFTGRPRVRTVGWPS
- the dph2 gene encoding diphthamide biosynthesis enzyme Dph2 — encoded protein: MSQESEYSEGDLRKTGMRLKHDREWDYELETIVEAIEERDATKVGLQFPEGLKRRGPAVADDLRELADDDVTFMLSGQPCYGACDLDTYLMKRTDVFVHFGHSPMKDTDKVIYVPLFSNVEVAPIMEEALDTLEPPEETEGVGLVTTAQHMNRYEEMTAFLEERGYEVHSRRGDDRLTHEGQVLGCNYASADVPADQVLYVGGGKFHPLGLAMEHPDKHVVIADPVNNVVTVADTDKFMKQRYGAVHRAMDAEKWGVIFCTKIGQGRWETAQNILDDNDDAYLITMDEVTPDRLRNFDMDAFVNTGCPRITTDDGPQFHKPMLTPGEYRIAVGDKPLDELSFDTFHGTW
- a CDS encoding DUF7344 domain-containing protein, with product MTTTSSLDRSTAALDSLCQSLASDRRRAILRLVPDPSSDGIEKADLATRLVAVTNDKPPGAVTDDERRRSEIELAHHDLPALQDGGLIATREDGAVVATDHPAVDENGIDDALAERSDADCDAVFEALADARRRTVLSVLENERGSLSARSLARSVAAREIGASERSVPSDRVDRVLASLVHVHLPTLADAGLVAYDDSAGRVGYEGHPLLRTGLIDLGRDTETTDEEAIDAVTEFAVLAPTGD
- a CDS encoding MBL fold metallo-hydrolase, yielding MTQIRSDWGDWLVRDVEEADPDGVAIWYLGCNGFVLKGSAGTTLFIDPYVGLGDPPRTVRMIPVPFDPADVTAADAVLATHEHTDHVHGPSQAPILATTGATFYAPDDSLAVAREEEAWTDEWNVSADQFTEIAEGDTVDIGEFTLHVEEAHDPDATHPVSYVLEHDAGTFFHGGDTKPSDEFERIGEAYDIDLGVLAFGTVGRIPDKETREPKRTRWYNDENQIVEAAADLQLDRLLPSHWDMWRGLTSDPKVLHHHAKSFAHPRRLELVEIGDRVDL